The following are encoded in a window of Bos indicus isolate NIAB-ARS_2022 breed Sahiwal x Tharparkar chromosome 7, NIAB-ARS_B.indTharparkar_mat_pri_1.0, whole genome shotgun sequence genomic DNA:
- the LOC109560936 gene encoding suppressor of SWI4 1 homolog — MGQSGRSRHQKRARAQAHLRNLEAYAAQPHSFVFARGRVGRSVQQLSMDLRRVMEPLTATRLQIRKKNSLKDCVAVAGPLGVTHFLIVSKTETNVYFKLMRLPGGPTLTFRINKYTLVRDVVSSLRRHRMHEQQFAHPPLLVLNSFGPHGMHVKLMATMFQNLFPSINVHKVNLNTIKRCLLINYNPDSQELDFRHYSIKVVPVGASRGMKKLLQEKFPNMSRLQDISELLATGAGLSESEAEPDGEHNITELPQAVAGRGNMRAQQSAVRLTEIGPRMTLELIKIQEGVGEGNVLFHRLVHKTEEELQAILAAKEEKLRLKAQRQDQQAQNVRRKREQREAHKKKSLAGMKRARAEADGDSDAEDPGAPPEAERTSQQEEEEDEAEYFRQAVGEEPDEDMFPKAAKRRRPTGPPGKKQRLKERKPDRGSDRRPQKAKGKGPGAQAKVGPRGAARNRGQGRPRPLKRAACLCSDPLGGLRVVLLGRGGASGLCLRREHTAQATVQLQTQRQAMQASASNSSGDTQCPVNFSEAADSVLSGLQDDFLWPMLVVEFLVALAGNSLALYRFCSRKQHLWPPAMIFSAQLAVSDLLYALTLPPLAAYIYPPKHWRYGEAACRLERFLFTCNLLGSVIFITCISLNRYMGIVHPFFTHSQLRPKHAWAVSAAGWVLAVLLAAPTLSFSHLSESQRPGQCSVANLGACTKCLGTAGDSQLEAYRVYSLALATLGCGLPLLLTLAAYGALGRAVQHSHGMTAANKLQVTVLVASGVALYASSYVPYYITAVLNVYARLRWLALCPGFTSEAAAKKALDQRTYLAHQVTRGLVPLAICIHPLLYMAVVPSLDCCHQCCGQGQTPKSTTCSSQALPLNVTATPQTSGLQSHELSP; from the exons ATGGGACAGTCGGGGAGG TCCCGGCACCAGAAGCGCGCGCGCGCCCAGGCCCATCTCCGGAACCTCGAAGCCTATGCCGCGCAGCCGCACTCGTTCGTGTTTGCTCGGGGCCGCGTGGGTCGCAGCGTCCAGCAGCTTAGTATGGACTTGAGGCGGGTCATGGAGCCGCTCACCGCCACCCGCCTGCAG ATACGGAAGAAAAACTCTCTGAAAGATTGTGTAGCAGTGGCTGGGCCCCTTGGGGTCACACACTTCCTGATTGTGAGCAAAACAGAGACCAACGTCTACTTT AAACTGATGCGTCTCCCAGGAGGCCCCACCCTAACCTTCCGGATCAACAAG TACACGTTGGTGCGTGATGTGGTCTCCTCGCTGCGCCGGCACCGCATGCATGAGCAGCAGTTTGCCCACCCACCCCTCCTGGTGCTCAACAGCTTTGGCCCCCATGGCATGCATGTGAAGCTCATGGCCACCATGTTCCAGAACCTGTTCCCCTCCATCAACGTGCATAAG GTGAACCTGAACACCATCAAGCGCTGCCTTCTCATCAACTACAACCCTGACTCCCAGGAGCTGGATTTCCGTCACTA CAGCATCAAGGTGGTCCCTGTGGGTGCCAGTCGTGGGATGAAGAAGCTTCTCCAGGAGAAGTTCCCCAACATGAGTCGCCTGCAGGACATCAGTGAACTGCTGGCCAC GGGCGCAGGGCTGTCGGAGAGTGAGGCAGAGCCCGACGGCGAGCACAACATCACAGAACTGCCGCAGGCTGTGGCGGGGCGCGGCAACATGCGGGCCCAGCAGAGCGCTGTGCGGCTCACAGAG ATTGGGCCTCGGATGACGCTGGAGCTCATCAAGATCCAAGAGGGGGTCGGAGAGGGCAACGTGCTGTTCCACAGGCTCG TGCACAAAACAGAGGAGGAGCTCCAGGCCATCCTGGCTGCCAAGGAGGAGAAGCTGCGGCTCAAGGCCCAGAGACAGGACCAGCAGGCCCAGAATGTTCGGCGCAAGCGGGAGCAGCGAGAGGCTCACAA gaagaagagcctggcaggcatgAAGCGGGCGCGGGCAGAGGCCGATGGGGACAGTGATGCAGAGGACCCCGGGGCCccgccagaggcagagaggaccAGCCagcaagaggaagaagaggatgagGCTGAGTATTTCCGCCAGGCTGTAGGCGAGGAGCCTGATGAAG ACATGTTTCCAAAGGCAGCCAAGAGGAGGCGGCCCACTGGGCCCCCAGGCAAGAAGCAGCGGCTGAAGGAACGGAAGCCGGACCGAGGCAGTGATCGGAGGCCTCAAAAGGCCAAGGGCAAGGGCCCAGGGGCCCAGGCCAAGGTGGGACCCAGGGGGGCTGCCAGGAACCGTGGACAAGGCCGACCTCGGCCACTGAAGAGAGCAGCCT GCCTGTGCTCAGACCCGCTTGGCGGGCTGAGGGTGGTACtgctgggaaggggaggggccaGCGGCTTGTGTCTCAGAAGGGAGCACACCGCACAGGCCACAGTGCAGCTGCAGACCCAGAGGCAGGCCATGCAGGCCTCAGCCAGCAACAGCTCAG GTGACACGCAGTGCCCAGTCAACTTCTCGGAGGCTGCAGATAGCGTCCTCAGTGGCCTCCAAGATGACTTTCTGTGGCCCATGCTGGTAGTTGAGTTTCTGGTGGCCTTGGCCGGCAACAGCCTGGCCCTGTACCGCTTCTGCAGCCGGAAGCAGCACCTCTGGCCCCCAGCTATGATCTTCTCGGCCCAGCTGGCGGTCAGCGACCTGCTCTACGCCCTGACGCTGCCCCCCCTGGCTGCCTACATCTACCCGCCCAAGCACTGGCGCTACGGGGAGGCTGCCTGCCGCCTGGAGCGCTTCCTCTTCACCTGCAACCTGCTGGGTAGCGTCATCTTCATCACCTGCATCAGCCTCAACCGCTACATGGGCATCGTCCACCCCTTCTTCACCCACAGCCAACTGCGGCCCAAGCACGCCTGGGCTGTCAGTGCCGCTGGCTGGGTGCTAGCGGTCCTGCTCGCTGCCCCCACACTCAGTTTCTCTCACCTGAGCGAGTCCCAGCGCCCAGGCCAGTGCTCTGTGGCCAACCTGGGGGCCTGTACCAAGTGCCTGGGGACAGCAGGTGACAGCCAGCTTGAGGCCTACCGGGTCTACAGCCTGGCGCTGGCAACGCTGGGCTGTGGCCTGCCGCTACTGCTCACCCTGGCAGCCTACGGCGCCCTGGGGCGGGCCGTGCAGCACAGCCACGGCATGACGGCAGCCAACAAGCTGCAGGTGACGGTGCTGGTGGCCAGTGGCGTGGCCCTCTATGCCAGTTCCTACGTGCCCTACTATATCACGGCAGTGCTCAACGTGTATGCCCGGCTGCGCTGGCTAGCCCTCTGCCCGGGTTTTACAAGTGAGGCCGCGGCTAAGAAGGCACTGGACCAAAGGACGTACTTGGCCCACCAGGTGACACGAGGCCTTGTGCCCCTAGCCATCTGCATCCACCCGCTACTCTACATGGCTGTGGTGCCCAGCCTGGACTGCTGCCACCAATGCTGCGGGCAGGGACAGACCCCAAAGAGCACCACGTGCTCCAGCCAAGCCCTGCCCCTCAACGTCACAGCCACCCCCCAAACCTCAGGGCTCCAGTCCCACGAGCTGAGCCCGTGA
- the EIF3G gene encoding eukaryotic translation initiation factor 3 subunit G, with protein MPTGDFDSKPSWADQVEEEGEDDKCVTSELLKGIPLATGDTSPEPELLPGAPLPPPKEVINGNIKTVTEYKIDEDGKKFKIVRTFRIETRKASKAVARRKNWKKFGNSEFDPPGPNVATTTVSDDVSMTFITSKEDLNCQEEEDPMNKLKGQKIVSCRICKGDHWTTRCPYKDTLGPMQKELAEQLGLSTGEKEKLPGELEPVQATQNKTGKYVPPSLRDGASRRGESMQPNRRADDNATIRVTNLSEDTRETDLQELFRPFGSISRIYLAKDKTTGQSKGFAFISFHRREDAARAIAGVSGFGYDHLILNVEWAKPSTN; from the exons ATGCCGACCGGAGACTTTGA TTCGAAGCCCAGTTGGGCGGACCAggtggaagaggaaggagaggacg ACAAATGTGTCACCAGCGAGCTCCTCAAGGGGATCCCCCTGGCCACTGGGGATACCAGTCCAGAGCCTGAGCTACTGCCGGGAG cTCCACTACCGCCTCCCAAGGAGGTCATCAATGGAAACATCAAGACAGTGACGGAGTATAAGATAGATGAGGATGGCAAGAAGTTCAAG ATTGTCCGCACCTTCAGAATTGAGACCCGGAAGGCCTCAAAGGCTGTGGCAAGGAGGAAG AACTGGAAGAAGTTTGGGAACTCAGAATTTGACCCACCGGGGCCCAACGTAGCTACCACCACAGTCAGCGATGATGTATCCATGACATTCATCACCAGCAAAGAG GATCTGAACTGCCAGGAAGAGGAGGATCCAATGAACAAGCTCAAGGGCCAGAAGATAGTGTCCTGCCGAATCTGCAAGGgcgaccactggaccacccgctGCCCCTACAAGGACACGCTGGGGCCCATGCAGAAGGAGCTGGCCGAACAGCTGGGCCTGTCCACTGGCGAGAAGGAGAAGCTCCCCGGAG AGCTGGAGCCTGTGCAGGCCActcaaaacaagactgggaagtACGTGCCTCCGAGCCTGCGCGACGGGGCCAGCCGCCGTGGGGAGTCCATGCAGCCCAACCGCAGAG CTGATGACAATGCCACCATCCGTGTCACCAACCTGTCTGAGGACACTCGTGAGACCGACCTGCAGGAGCTCTTCCGGCCCTTTGGCTCCATCTCCCGCATCTACCTGGCAAAGGACAAGACCACCGGCCAGTCCAAG gGCTTTGCCTTCATCAGCTTCCACCGCCGCGAGGACGCTGCGCGTGCCATTGCCGGGGTGTCCGGCTTTGGCTACGACCACCTCATCCTCAACGTCGAGTGGGCCAA GCCATCAACCAATTAA